A window of Desulfotomaculum sp. contains these coding sequences:
- a CDS encoding threonylcarbamoyl-AMP synthase, producing MIRLFFSLWYNNKNLQASKLDKYGVINVSQNSVRLWKVDPLRPDGKIIQQAALILRSGGLVAFPTETVYGLGANAFDREALAGIFRVKGRPQDNPLIVHVADRKTVFQLAAEVPQKALILMETFWPGPLTVILPKSPLIPDEVSAGLNSVALRMPAHPVALELIREAGIPVAAPSANLSGRPSPTTAGHVLKDLGAMIDAVLDGGPADLGLESTVVDLTVTVPAILRPGGVTPEEISRVIGELQLDFLLTEECDLNTAPVRSPGMKYKHYAPEAPLFIVEGEPLKVSRRLGELLRQYLDEGKKVGVLAYEEDAGLYGCGEVIIAGRRREPAGVAARLYSALRHFDELGVDVILAEGMDSKGLGLAIMNRLYRAAGGRVIRV from the coding sequence ATGATTAGATTATTCTTTAGCTTATGGTATAATAATAAAAACTTACAGGCAAGCAAATTAGACAAATATGGCGTGATAAACGTGTCCCAAAATTCAGTCAGGCTATGGAAAGTCGATCCTTTAAGACCGGACGGCAAGATTATCCAACAGGCGGCGTTAATACTACGATCCGGAGGGCTGGTGGCTTTTCCTACAGAAACCGTTTATGGCTTGGGCGCCAATGCTTTTGACAGGGAAGCTCTTGCGGGTATATTCAGAGTAAAGGGGAGGCCGCAGGACAATCCCCTGATTGTTCACGTCGCTGACCGAAAAACAGTTTTCCAACTGGCCGCCGAGGTTCCGCAAAAAGCCCTGATTTTGATGGAGACATTTTGGCCGGGGCCGCTGACGGTTATTTTGCCTAAGAGCCCTTTAATACCGGACGAAGTCAGCGCAGGTTTAAACAGCGTTGCTTTGAGAATGCCCGCCCATCCTGTGGCTCTGGAATTAATCAGGGAGGCTGGAATACCGGTTGCGGCCCCCAGCGCAAATCTTTCAGGCCGTCCGAGTCCGACGACCGCCGGGCATGTTTTGAAAGATTTGGGCGCTATGATCGATGCTGTTTTGGACGGCGGACCGGCTGATCTGGGGCTTGAATCCACCGTTGTAGATTTAACCGTAACTGTTCCGGCAATACTACGTCCCGGTGGCGTAACACCGGAGGAAATATCCCGTGTTATCGGTGAACTGCAATTAGATTTTTTGCTCACAGAAGAATGTGATTTAAATACAGCTCCTGTTCGTTCCCCGGGGATGAAATACAAGCACTATGCCCCGGAGGCGCCCCTATTTATTGTTGAAGGGGAACCATTAAAAGTATCCCGGCGGCTTGGCGAGTTGCTGCGCCAGTACTTGGATGAGGGTAAAAAAGTGGGAGTGCTTGCTTACGAGGAGGACGCAGGTCTTTATGGCTGCGGGGAAGTAATTATCGCCGGCCGGCGGCGGGAGCCCGCAGGGGTTGCAGCCCGGTTATACAGCGCCCTGCGCCATTTTGATGAGCTAGGTGTGGATGTTATTCTTGCCGAAGGCATGGACTCCAAGGGATTAGGCCTGGCAATCATGAACAGGTTATACAGGGCTGCCGGAGGCAGGGTAATCCGCGTTTGA
- a CDS encoding low molecular weight protein arginine phosphatase — MKILFICSGNTCRSVMAEALAKKALQARGKDRGNQVMSAGTSALPNDSASAGAIKAMKEVQIDVKDHKAVLLTCELVREADLILTMTRSHKQQVEQLEPGSIEKTFTLAEFAGKGSDIIDPFGRSLDLYRQCAAELRYLIGLALDRLTIW, encoded by the coding sequence ATAAAAATACTTTTTATCTGTTCGGGCAACACCTGCCGGAGCGTGATGGCCGAGGCGCTGGCTAAAAAAGCTTTGCAGGCGAGGGGGAAGGACCGGGGAAATCAGGTAATGTCCGCCGGCACATCCGCCCTGCCCAACGACAGCGCTTCTGCCGGCGCAATTAAAGCGATGAAAGAAGTACAAATAGATGTGAAAGATCATAAAGCTGTTCTTTTAACATGTGAACTGGTTCGAGAGGCTGATTTGATTTTAACGATGACAAGGTCGCACAAGCAGCAGGTAGAGCAGCTTGAACCCGGTTCAATAGAAAAGACTTTTACACTTGCCGAATTTGCCGGGAAAGGTTCGGATATAATTGATCCTTTCGGGCGTTCCCTGGATTTATACAGACAATGTGCTGCAGAATTACGTTATTTAATCGGGCTTGCCCTTGACAGATTAACGATCTGGTAA
- the rpiB gene encoding ribose 5-phosphate isomerase B — translation MRVAVGGDHAGWKLKEEIISYLKENNLSYHDFGSFSAQEPVDYPDFALLVAEAVRSGEYDLGIICCGTGIGVSMAANKVPGVRAALCHDTFSARASREHNDANVLTFGERVIGPGLAREIVDVWLKAVFQGGRHARRTEKIAQIENKYIKI, via the coding sequence TTGCGAGTTGCAGTCGGCGGGGATCACGCCGGATGGAAGCTCAAAGAAGAAATAATTTCATATTTAAAAGAAAACAACCTGTCTTATCATGATTTTGGTTCTTTTTCAGCGCAGGAGCCGGTAGATTACCCTGATTTTGCCCTTCTTGTCGCCGAGGCGGTCCGTTCCGGGGAATATGATCTGGGCATTATCTGCTGCGGCACGGGAATAGGTGTTTCCATGGCTGCTAACAAAGTGCCTGGGGTAAGGGCGGCTTTGTGCCACGATACGTTTTCTGCGCGGGCGTCAAGGGAACACAATGATGCGAATGTTCTAACCTTTGGGGAGAGAGTAATTGGCCCCGGCCTGGCCAGGGAAATAGTTGATGTGTGGCTGAAAGCGGTCTTTCAAGGCGGCCGCCATGCCCGGCGGACAGAAAAAATAGCACAAATTGAGAACAAATATATTAAAATATAG
- a CDS encoding serine hydroxymethyltransferase (catalyzes the reaction of glycine with 5,10-methylenetetrahydrofolate to form L-serine and tetrahydrofolate), with protein sequence MFKDSLAAVDPEIARVINLEIRRQQDALEFIASENSASLAVLEAQGSVLTNKYAEGYPGKRYYGGCRYVDMAEQLVIDRAKQIFGAEHVNAQPHSGTQANLAVYMALLKPGDTILSMSLAHGGHLTHGSSLSMSGKFYNIVHYGVDEQSGVIDYDQVLKIALECKPQLIVAGASAYPRTLDFERFMEIARQVGALLMVDMAHIAGLIAAGEHANPVPHADIVTTTTHKTLRGPRGGLILCREEYATKINRALFPGLQGGPLMHVIAAKAVALWEAMQPEFVTYQRQVVKNASSLAEALLQKGFNLVGGGTDTHLILVDLRSTDITGAQAEEVLDRVGITVNKNAIPFDPRPPAIASGIRIGTPAVTTRGLDETDMQQVAEVISQAINNRDDEEKLRQCSGVVQNLCIKYPLYEGLS encoded by the coding sequence ATGTTCAAAGATTCCTTAGCAGCAGTAGATCCGGAGATCGCAAGGGTAATCAACCTGGAAATAAGACGGCAGCAGGATGCCCTTGAATTCATCGCTTCCGAAAATTCGGCAAGTCTGGCCGTATTGGAAGCGCAGGGTTCGGTTTTAACAAACAAATACGCCGAGGGGTATCCGGGAAAGCGTTATTACGGCGGCTGCCGGTATGTTGACATGGCGGAGCAGCTGGTAATTGACCGTGCAAAACAAATTTTTGGCGCAGAACACGTTAACGCCCAGCCCCATTCCGGTACCCAGGCCAACCTCGCAGTTTATATGGCGCTTCTTAAACCGGGTGATACAATCCTGAGCATGAGCCTTGCCCACGGCGGGCATCTGACCCATGGAAGCTCTTTAAGCATGTCAGGAAAATTTTATAATATTGTTCACTATGGTGTGGATGAACAAAGCGGAGTAATTGATTATGACCAGGTGCTGAAAATTGCTCTTGAATGCAAACCTCAGTTAATTGTCGCCGGCGCCAGCGCTTACCCGCGCACACTTGATTTTGAACGGTTTATGGAGATTGCCCGGCAGGTGGGCGCCTTGCTGATGGTTGATATGGCGCACATTGCCGGCCTTATTGCCGCAGGTGAGCACGCGAATCCGGTTCCGCATGCCGATATTGTTACGACGACCACCCATAAGACTCTGCGCGGGCCTCGCGGCGGGCTGATTTTATGCCGGGAGGAATATGCTACAAAGATAAACAGGGCTCTTTTCCCGGGTCTCCAGGGAGGTCCCTTGATGCATGTGATCGCCGCCAAAGCGGTGGCTCTTTGGGAAGCAATGCAGCCTGAATTTGTTACCTATCAGCGCCAGGTTGTCAAAAACGCCAGTTCCCTGGCGGAAGCTCTGCTGCAGAAAGGTTTTAACCTCGTCGGCGGCGGAACGGACACACATTTGATTCTGGTAGATTTAAGGAGCACGGATATAACCGGCGCACAGGCGGAGGAAGTTCTGGACAGGGTTGGTATAACCGTGAATAAAAACGCAATTCCATTTGATCCAAGGCCGCCCGCCATAGCAAGCGGCATCCGGATAGGAACTCCCGCAGTAACCACCCGTGGTTTGGACGAAACTGATATGCAACAGGTGGCGGAAGTTATCAGCCAGGCGATAAACAACAGGGATGATGAAGAAAAACTCCGGCAGTGTTCCGGGGTTGTCCAGAATCTCTGTATTAAGTACCCGTTGTATGAAGGGTTATCATAA
- a CDS encoding CMP deaminase: MTIQRPSFDEVYMDVVEVISRRSTCLRKKVGAVVVVDRRIISHGYNGVVSGEAHCCDTGICLKTQAGREDFKPCMHAEQNAICLCAKRGLAVRGGTIYVNADICVTCAKLIVSCDFSRAVVRRDYKGTSEGIDFLLRYGVQVDLWADAT, from the coding sequence ATGACCATTCAACGTCCCTCATTTGATGAAGTGTACATGGATGTTGTGGAGGTAATTTCGCGCCGTTCTACCTGCCTGCGCAAAAAGGTAGGCGCTGTTGTTGTGGTGGACAGGCGGATTATTTCCCACGGTTATAATGGAGTAGTCAGCGGCGAGGCTCATTGCTGCGACACGGGAATCTGTTTAAAAACTCAGGCGGGCAGGGAAGATTTCAAGCCTTGCATGCATGCCGAACAGAACGCCATCTGCCTTTGCGCAAAGCGCGGGCTGGCGGTCAGGGGCGGTACTATTTATGTAAATGCTGATATCTGCGTTACCTGCGCCAAACTGATCGTAAGCTGCGATTTCAGCCGGGCGGTAGTGCGCCGGGATTATAAGGGAACAAGTGAAGGGATAGATTTTCTGCTAAGGTACGGTGTTCAGGTTGATTTATGGGCGGATGCTACGTAA
- a CDS encoding 5-formyltetrahydrofolate cyclo-ligase, protein MNKNEIRKQTLAARMALSHEEVSLKSSLITERILSLEEYRRANVIMTYLDFRNEVKTGELIQRTMKMGKKIAVPATDKKNIRLRPSLLLAYPGDLSPGAWGIPEPAPGRFRPVEPGEIDIVIVPGVTFDEKGNRIGYGMGFFDRFLNETDAFSIAPVFEMQIKPAFSPGPHDRPVDCLVTEERVIYVASAHKST, encoded by the coding sequence ATGAACAAAAATGAGATCAGAAAACAAACTTTAGCCGCGCGGATGGCTCTTTCCCATGAAGAAGTCAGCCTGAAAAGTTCTCTGATTACAGAGAGAATTCTTTCCCTGGAAGAATACCGCCGGGCAAATGTGATTATGACTTACCTCGATTTCAGAAACGAGGTAAAAACAGGCGAACTTATCCAAAGAACAATGAAAATGGGCAAAAAGATTGCCGTTCCCGCAACCGACAAAAAAAATATCCGTCTAAGACCATCACTTTTACTGGCTTACCCTGGTGATTTATCTCCCGGAGCGTGGGGAATTCCGGAACCTGCCCCCGGTCGTTTCCGCCCGGTTGAACCCGGTGAGATAGACATTGTTATTGTGCCCGGCGTTACCTTCGATGAGAAAGGGAACAGGATTGGCTATGGCATGGGATTTTTTGATCGTTTCTTAAATGAAACCGATGCCTTTTCTATAGCCCCGGTCTTCGAAATGCAAATCAAGCCCGCTTTTTCCCCGGGGCCGCACGACCGCCCCGTGGACTGCCTGGTTACCGAGGAAAGGGTAATTTACGTAGCATCCGCCCATAAATCAACCTGA
- a CDS encoding undecaprenyl-diphosphatase, producing MMSNMLVAVILGIVEGVTEFLPISSTGHLILVNRLAGFTGNFANTFDVVIQLGAILSVVVYFWQRINPFSNTKTNQEKSETWDLWKKTIVGIIPALLIGGAIGKVVEEKLFNPLIVALALLIGGIVLIIIENRDRVNNINSIKTLNYKTAFYIGLIQCLAMIPGTSRSAATIIGAMILGASRSVAAEFSFFLAIPTMMPGKKLRNPW from the coding sequence ATAATGAGTAACATGTTAGTTGCGGTTATACTGGGCATTGTTGAAGGTGTAACTGAGTTTCTGCCGATTTCTTCAACCGGTCATCTCATACTTGTAAATAGACTGGCTGGATTTACGGGTAATTTTGCAAATACATTTGATGTGGTTATCCAGCTGGGCGCTATTCTTTCGGTAGTTGTATATTTCTGGCAACGTATAAATCCTTTTAGCAATACTAAGACGAATCAAGAGAAAAGCGAGACCTGGGATTTGTGGAAAAAAACAATTGTGGGGATTATTCCTGCTTTGCTTATCGGCGGCGCCATTGGTAAAGTTGTTGAGGAAAAATTGTTTAATCCTCTGATCGTTGCCTTGGCGTTATTGATTGGTGGCATCGTGTTAATTATTATTGAGAATCGAGACAGGGTGAATAATATAAATTCAATCAAGACGCTTAATTACAAGACAGCCTTTTATATTGGTTTGATTCAGTGCCTGGCTATGATTCCTGGTACATCACGGTCTGCTGCGACAATTATCGGAGCGATGATTTTGGGAGCTTCAAGGAGCGTGGCAGCTGAATTTTCTTTCTTCCTTGCTATTCCTACAATGATGCCCGGAAAAAAGTTGCGGAATCCCTGGTGA
- a CDS encoding two-component system response regulator → MHLKNLGGIYVLKDEHYILVVDDNVSVRRLLFEIISNEGYKVETAGSGIETIQMVNSNIPSLILLDVKMPGMSGLETLEKLRVYAPGVPVIMMTAYSEMDACQEAKNRGLVREYLKKPFEIDELRFLIKNIMHEKIA, encoded by the coding sequence ATGCACTTAAAAAACCTGGGGGGTATTTATGTGCTTAAAGATGAACATTACATACTCGTCGTTGACGATAATGTAAGTGTAAGGCGCCTGTTATTCGAAATCATCAGCAATGAAGGATACAAGGTAGAAACAGCCGGAAGCGGAATTGAAACAATCCAGATGGTAAATTCCAATATACCTTCCTTAATTCTCCTGGACGTTAAGATGCCGGGTATGAGCGGTCTTGAAACACTGGAAAAACTTAGGGTTTATGCGCCGGGCGTACCCGTAATCATGATGACTGCCTATAGTGAAATGGACGCTTGCCAGGAGGCAAAAAACCGCGGCCTGGTGCGGGAATATCTTAAAAAGCCTTTTGAGATAGATGAACTGCGATTTTTGATAAAAAATATCATGCACGAAAAAATAGCCTGA
- the selD gene encoding selenide, water dikinase SelD encodes MQEVKLTQMTKAAGUASKIGPETLSQVLRQMPKFEDANLLVGLNIPDDAAVYKISDELALIQTVDFFTPVVDDPYLFGQISAANALSDIYAMGGRPLLALNIVCFPSCLSQDVLVQILKGGADKVQEAGAIIAGGHSVSDDEPKYGLCVSGLAHPDQIIASSGAKPGDLLVLTKPIGTGIASTSVKADMFPGEAYSRFVTCMASLNRDSSEAMREVGAHACTDITGFGLLGHAVEMAQASEVSLVFYKSKINLLPFTLQLAAQGLIPAGAYNNRDFFADKIHFAPDLTKAERIVLLDPQTSGGLLIALEPEKAEKLVELLHLRGIEEASIVGKAVEFREDLIEVQK; translated from the coding sequence ATGCAGGAAGTAAAGTTGACCCAGATGACTAAAGCTGCCGGGTGAGCGTCCAAGATAGGGCCGGAAACCCTGTCGCAGGTGCTGCGGCAAATGCCTAAATTTGAAGATGCGAACCTTTTGGTCGGCTTAAACATACCTGATGACGCGGCGGTCTATAAAATTTCCGATGAACTTGCGCTGATTCAGACGGTGGATTTTTTTACGCCTGTTGTCGATGATCCCTACTTATTCGGACAGATCAGCGCAGCCAATGCGTTAAGCGATATTTACGCCATGGGGGGCCGCCCGCTGCTGGCTTTGAATATAGTTTGTTTCCCCAGTTGTCTGTCCCAGGATGTTCTCGTCCAAATTTTAAAAGGCGGGGCGGATAAAGTGCAGGAGGCGGGGGCTATAATTGCCGGCGGACACTCCGTTTCGGATGATGAGCCTAAATACGGCCTGTGCGTTTCGGGATTGGCCCATCCGGATCAAATAATCGCCAGCTCCGGGGCAAAGCCGGGAGATCTGCTGGTTCTTACAAAGCCTATTGGAACGGGGATTGCCAGTACGTCCGTCAAAGCGGACATGTTTCCTGGCGAGGCCTATTCCAGGTTTGTAACGTGCATGGCGTCCCTTAACCGGGATTCGTCGGAAGCAATGAGAGAAGTAGGAGCCCATGCCTGTACCGATATCACCGGTTTTGGCTTGCTGGGCCATGCTGTTGAAATGGCGCAGGCAAGCGAGGTCAGCCTGGTTTTTTACAAGAGCAAAATAAACCTGCTGCCTTTTACCCTGCAGTTGGCCGCGCAGGGCCTTATTCCGGCGGGAGCTTACAATAACCGCGATTTCTTTGCGGACAAAATACATTTCGCTCCCGATCTAACAAAAGCTGAGCGTATTGTCTTGCTTGATCCCCAGACTTCCGGCGGCCTGCTTATTGCCCTGGAACCTGAAAAAGCTGAAAAGCTGGTTGAATTGCTGCATTTAAGGGGTATTGAAGAAGCAAGTATTGTTGGAAAGGCGGTTGAGTTTAGGGAAGACCTTATTGAAGTACAGAAGTGA
- a CDS encoding AAA family ATPase yields MSILEMGGLPVDNLFLNALEDNLSNEAPLAERMRPRSLAEFEEQSSIVGKGTLLRRTIETDSLQSIILYGPPGSGKTTLARIIARLTRSRFATISAVMAGVADLRRVIEEARELRAHYGQKTILFIDEIHRFNKSQQDALLPAVENGLITLIGSTTENPMFSVIRPLLSRTRLYRLTSLSDQAIIRILRRSLADNERGLGKIPAEIEPDAVAYLARAANGDARAALNYLELAVLSSPPDENGTRKINLTVVQEASQRHVPGYNKADEHYDVISAFIKSMRGSDPQAALYWLARLIYAGESVEFISRRIIIHACEDIGLADPQALVQAVSAAQAASMAGFPEAKIILAQAAIYISLAPKSNSVVKAIDRAMEAVEKERANPVPPHLRDASYRGAASLGHGVNYKYPHNYPDHWVNQQYLPEGLEDYIFYEPSEQGEERKTKK; encoded by the coding sequence ATGTCTATTTTGGAAATGGGAGGTCTGCCGGTGGACAATTTGTTTCTTAATGCTCTTGAAGACAACCTGTCGAACGAAGCGCCTCTTGCGGAAAGGATGCGGCCGCGATCCTTGGCCGAGTTCGAAGAGCAAAGTTCCATCGTTGGAAAAGGCACGCTGCTCCGACGCACAATTGAAACAGACAGCCTGCAATCGATTATCCTTTACGGGCCTCCGGGAAGCGGAAAAACTACCCTGGCCAGGATTATAGCCCGCTTGACCCGCTCACGCTTCGCCACAATCAGCGCAGTGATGGCCGGAGTTGCTGATCTTCGCCGCGTTATCGAAGAGGCAAGGGAACTGCGCGCTCATTACGGGCAGAAAACCATCTTGTTCATTGATGAAATACACAGGTTCAACAAATCCCAGCAGGATGCCCTTCTTCCAGCCGTGGAAAACGGTTTAATTACCCTGATTGGTTCTACAACAGAAAACCCGATGTTTTCGGTAATCCGCCCTTTACTAAGCCGCACCAGGCTCTACCGTTTAACATCCCTCTCCGATCAGGCCATTATTAGAATACTCAGGCGCAGCCTGGCAGACAATGAACGGGGACTGGGAAAAATCCCGGCCGAAATTGAGCCGGATGCTGTAGCTTACCTGGCCCGGGCTGCCAATGGCGACGCCCGTGCGGCATTGAATTACCTGGAGCTGGCGGTTCTGAGCTCCCCGCCTGATGAAAACGGAACCAGAAAAATAAACCTGACTGTCGTCCAGGAAGCAAGCCAGCGGCATGTGCCCGGCTACAATAAAGCCGATGAACATTATGATGTTATTTCCGCATTCATCAAGAGCATGCGCGGATCAGACCCCCAGGCAGCGTTGTATTGGCTGGCCCGCCTTATTTATGCCGGTGAATCAGTTGAATTTATCTCCAGAAGGATTATTATCCATGCCTGTGAGGATATCGGCCTGGCGGATCCGCAAGCGCTTGTGCAGGCGGTGTCGGCCGCACAAGCCGCTTCCATGGCCGGCTTTCCCGAAGCCAAAATTATTCTTGCTCAGGCAGCCATTTACATATCCCTGGCGCCAAAAAGCAATTCTGTTGTCAAAGCAATCGATCGAGCCATGGAGGCTGTGGAAAAAGAGAGGGCCAACCCTGTCCCGCCGCACCTTAGAGACGCCAGTTACCGGGGAGCCGCTTCCCTTGGACACGGTGTAAACTACAAGTATCCTCATAATTACCCTGACCACTGGGTAAATCAGCAATATTTACCGGAGGGCCTCGAGGACTATATTTTTTATGAACCTTCAGAACAGGGCGAGGAGAGAAAGACAAAAAAGTAA
- a CDS encoding transcriptional regulator, translated as MTEISLPEYFTKVNDRLPGEAERVLKALVEEGSMNKEDLSLTARVKRAVLDHVVMQLFALGLVDVSTEGKSKICSLTRLGGDFFQLITAG; from the coding sequence ATGACAGAAATCAGCCTGCCGGAATACTTTACGAAAGTAAACGACCGTTTGCCCGGAGAAGCCGAGCGTGTTTTAAAAGCTCTGGTGGAAGAAGGAAGTATGAATAAAGAAGATCTTTCATTAACAGCCAGAGTAAAAAGAGCCGTTTTGGATCATGTGGTTATGCAGCTTTTCGCTCTTGGACTGGTTGACGTTTCAACAGAAGGTAAAAGCAAAATTTGCAGTTTAACCAGACTGGGCGGTGACTTTTTCCAACTTATTACAGCTGGTTGA
- the trxA gene encoding thioredoxin, whose translation MPDEKIKVLNEDSFNSFLGSTDILVLVDFWAPWCGPCKMFGPVIEEVAKEYEEKVQVAKINVDESPNISVNHKVSSIPTIILFKKNLEVERLVGYKTKNELKRIIEKHL comes from the coding sequence ATGCCCGATGAAAAAATCAAGGTTTTAAACGAAGATAGCTTCAACTCTTTTTTAGGCTCCACTGACATTCTTGTACTGGTTGATTTCTGGGCGCCCTGGTGCGGACCCTGTAAAATGTTCGGACCAGTAATAGAAGAGGTAGCTAAGGAATACGAAGAAAAAGTCCAGGTTGCCAAGATAAATGTCGACGAAAGTCCCAACATATCTGTCAATCATAAAGTATCAAGCATTCCAACAATAATTTTGTTCAAGAAAAACCTGGAAGTAGAACGTTTGGTAGGTTATAAAACAAAAAACGAACTTAAAAGGATTATCGAAAAGCATTTATAA
- a CDS encoding cob(I)yrinic acid a,c-diamide adenosyltransferase has product MEKGYVQVYTGNGKGKTTAALGLAFRAMGCGLRTYMGQFMKGSSSSELVSAKMVSKFITIEQYGRGTLFSPLNPPAADDFKLAEEGIEKIKAVISSDEYSIVILDEINTAMYFKLVELKDILKLIKEKPGHIELVLTGRNAPSELIQNADLVTEMAEIKHYYKKGVLPREGIER; this is encoded by the coding sequence CTGGAAAAAGGGTACGTACAGGTTTATACTGGTAATGGCAAAGGAAAGACTACGGCAGCCTTGGGTTTAGCTTTCAGAGCAATGGGCTGTGGCTTAAGGACATACATGGGGCAGTTTATGAAGGGTTCGTCCAGTTCTGAATTAGTATCCGCAAAAATGGTCAGTAAATTTATCACTATTGAACAGTATGGGCGGGGAACTCTATTCAGTCCCTTGAACCCTCCGGCTGCGGATGATTTCAAGTTGGCTGAAGAAGGAATTGAGAAAATTAAAGCAGTTATATCCTCGGACGAATACAGCATTGTTATTCTGGATGAAATAAATACAGCCATGTATTTCAAACTGGTTGAACTAAAAGACATCCTTAAACTGATTAAGGAAAAACCCGGGCATATTGAACTGGTATTAACGGGAAGGAACGCGCCTTCCGAACTTATTCAAAACGCTGACCTGGTAACCGAAATGGCCGAGATCAAACATTATTATAAGAAAGGTGTCTTACCCAGGGAGGGTATTGAGCGGTAA
- a CDS encoding biotin--[acetyl-CoA-carboxylase] ligase: MKERVLHLLKESSPEFISGEIICRNLGISRTAVWKHIQTLRASGYEIAALPHAGYQLLGVPDRLYPEEIRDGLDTEFIGRKVYYYEHAISTNETARELADRGCPDGALVIAEEQSGGKGRLGRNWFSPYGKGIWFSIVLFPPVNPSDAPTLTMLGAVAVARAIRKIANVEAGIKWPNDILLDGKKICGILSEMSAEIERINYLIIGIGINVNVEEFPSELEDTVTSLKIYTGQPVKRTVLLQEILMEIEQLYKLWLQNGFQPILRFWKEMCVMLNKMIRVNGIKDVFEGWAEDVDDRGNLILRLKDGSLKGFVAGDVSLQGGLDLQAGRREGSSL; this comes from the coding sequence ATGAAGGAACGTGTCTTGCATTTATTAAAAGAGTCTTCACCGGAATTCATTTCAGGTGAGATTATCTGCAGGAATTTAGGGATTTCCCGTACTGCGGTTTGGAAACATATCCAGACTTTGCGGGCAAGCGGATACGAGATTGCAGCCTTGCCGCATGCAGGTTACCAGTTGCTTGGCGTGCCTGATCGTCTTTATCCGGAAGAAATCCGCGACGGCCTGGATACGGAGTTTATCGGCAGGAAAGTCTATTATTACGAACATGCAATCTCAACAAATGAAACGGCAAGAGAACTGGCGGACCGCGGTTGTCCCGACGGCGCTCTTGTAATTGCTGAGGAACAATCGGGAGGAAAAGGCCGTTTGGGGAGGAATTGGTTTTCTCCGTACGGCAAGGGAATCTGGTTCTCAATCGTTCTTTTTCCGCCGGTTAATCCTTCGGATGCTCCCACGCTTACCATGCTGGGGGCAGTGGCGGTGGCAAGGGCTATCCGTAAAATCGCAAATGTTGAAGCAGGGATAAAATGGCCTAATGATATTTTGCTTGACGGGAAGAAGATTTGCGGCATACTTTCGGAAATGAGCGCCGAGATAGAAAGGATTAATTACCTGATTATAGGAATAGGCATCAACGTAAATGTTGAAGAATTTCCCAGTGAGCTGGAAGATACCGTTACTTCTCTGAAAATATACACAGGCCAGCCTGTAAAAAGGACGGTTTTACTTCAGGAAATTTTAATGGAAATTGAACAGCTGTATAAGTTATGGCTGCAAAACGGATTCCAGCCAATTTTACGTTTTTGGAAAGAGATGTGCGTTATGTTAAACAAGATGATCAGGGTAAACGGCATAAAAGACGTCTTCGAAGGCTGGGCTGAAGATGTTGATGATCGCGGCAATCTGATCCTGCGCCTTAAGGACGGCAGCTTGAAAGGATTTGTTGCGGGAGATGTTTCTCTTCAGGGAGGACTTGATCTGCAGGCAGGCAGGAGGGAGGGCTCCTCGTTATGA